acttatatttttttcaagattttcttgcACTGGACTGACGAGAGACTTGATATCATGGCTACCTGATACATGTGCGTAAATGTTCACCCTTTCATTTGGCATGTTTGACACATTGCCTACTTTCATATTTTAAGgggcacaattttttgaaaaaaaataaaattttttcatattttttgatagttttttgtaGCTAATCGACAGCGACTGGAATGAAACTACCGCCTGTTAAATATTTATGTATCCATGCTCTACTAATTTATGTACAACAACTTgcctatttttctcatttaaggggcaaaaaattcaaaaataattattatttcactcgttttaaaaaatttctgccccttaaaataaaaaagtatgcaaTATGCTCAACAGCGGAATTGAAGCGCAAGACATACACACACATGTACCAATAGTCGTTCCCACCCGAGCACTCTTTCCTGCCAGCGTAACGCATCGAAAAAACTGGTGTGGTGAAATTCACCACCTTGTGGCATTTAAGGGTTaactaataaaattaattacccGGGCAACCCCAAAATATGCTCTTATTCGAggtgaaatattaaaattccaatttattacctaagtattttatataattatttGGAGTGAAATATTGTCCAAAGTATTCGAATACCCGAAGCCAACTTTCAAAGTTATTTCCTATCAGCTTATCATGATACCTACAAATTGAtcgcattaaaaataaaaataaaaaataccgaCTTTGCAGTTTCACGcaaatacaaattaaaaatcgaatgtacaatttttggacATTATTCCCATTCCATGGATCTcttaaacaaacaaaattccAGTCGAATGTTTACTCAGTCTTTTTTTAAGTTGTTAAAGAGTCAAATCAAAAAGTCAAGTAATGacatgaatttttcagaatgaaagAACATGGTATGCAACATACACGCCATCACGACTGGTGTTCTGGATGGACACTTGTAGTCTCCATGTCAACTAGTTAATGTTTTATCTTCaaagttcaagtttgaaatttttaaatttgaagacatGATTTCGAACTTTGATCatagttgttcttttttttcaaactatgtGAACAGATTTTCTCCAAGTGTATCCAGTCTTCAGATACTGTATGTATATAGATTTAgagttttgcaattttgtaaaagaagaagaataagaaaaaaatttgaataaattatgaaCCCTCACTCACTCCTTCGCCCTCCTTCGTCCTCAGATGATGGCACAGAAACATGGGATTCTTTATACCAAACCACATGGCCGGTGGCAAGAAGAGAAACTCGTAAAAACAATGTTGAGGATGATCAGAGAACCCAatgcacttcatttttgatttaaaaaacaaaaaaaaaacatttcaaaaatggtgATATTTTAGTTTGACGAATCTAGATTTGGTgagaaaaattgtcactttCATGTTaagaaatgcaattttcaaattttcaaaaattcatcaaaattgagaaatcaattCAAacggttgaaattttgtttttcattataaaaaagttCCTATTCTCGTCTCACAACAAGcgagagaaaattaaaatttaccaagttgtttacattcaaaattttgattatttcaggAATTACCTCGATGTATTTACTCATCAATCTTCTGCTTGTAATTTCGAGCAGTGTAATTGCATTCGAAGACAGAATTAAAGTAGAATCAAATTACATATCTGTTAAATATGAACACGAATTGAAAGGTAGATACCTACCCAATTGAATTTCTTTAATCACATAATCACCGGCCCTTATCACCTGTCTGAAGCATAATCAATTCACATTTTAATTACAGGAGAAAAATCAGGATTCCATCACTACATCGACATCGGAATATTCAACCACGTAGTTCCGGCAGATTGTACAAAGGATGCAGGTTCATTCTGCAGACAATGGGGTGATTTCGCAAAActccaaattgcaaaaaaagataCGAGTAGCAAATGTGAACGATACGAGCTGACTACTAAATACGAAAAACCATTACAAGTACGTTTCAATACATCGAACGTTTATTTGTACGGTGGTCCAGAGCAAAATCTGCAGAGTTGGCCTGCAGACTTCATCGAATATCATAAATATCCCTACGTGACGAATGAACTAGACAGTCAGGCTGTATTAGAGCCTTTATGGTTGGTCACCAATGGCATGTATTTATACGTCGATCAAAACACGCCTTTGTTCATAAGTCAAAACAAAAACGAACGATATTTCGACCTGATTGCCTCCAGAGAGCCTCCTTATGTAAGGAACAGTGGCGTAACTGAGCTGAAATACACATTGTGTAAATTGGATAACATAAAGGAAGCTTATAAACACGCTGTAGATAACGTGCTAGGTAAACCGAGTGGCATACCTGATGAAAGAATGGTAAGGTTTCCTATATGGTCAACTTGGGCTAAATACAAGGCTAAAATAAATGCCAACACTGTGATGGAGTATGCGAACCTGATCTCTGAAAGTGGATTACCGAATAGTCAGTTGGAAATTGATGACAATTGGGAAACATGTTATGGCAGTTTGACCCCAAATACGGACAAATTCAAAGATTTAAAGGGCttagttgaaaagctgaaaaaaatgaactatcgAGTAACCTTTTGGATACACCCGTTTGTGAACTTGGATTGTGAACCGTATCACACCGAAGGAGTGATAAATGGATATTTTGTACAAAGCCCGGATGGTTCAGTTTCATCGAAGTGGTGGAATGGACCAGCTAGCGTGATTGATTTCACGAATCCCCAAGCCAAGAAATGGTGGCACGACAGattggaaaaattaagaaatgaagCTGGCGTCGATTCTTTTAAATTTGACGCTATTGAAAGTACTTTTCTTCCTCCGACCCCATTATTCCATAAAATGGAAGGAAATCATCCGGAAACTAATTTAAAGCATTATATCGAGGCGGCGGCTGAATTTGGTCCCATGGTAGAGGTACGAGATGCGAGGGGCACTCAAAAACTTCCGATTTTTGTGCGAATGATAGATCGTGAATCGAACTGGGATGGACGTTTGGCACTTTCCACCGTGATACCTACCTTGTTACAAATGAATATTTTGGGATATCCTTTCGTGTTGCCTGATATGGTTGGAGGTAATGGTTACAACGAAATAATATCGGATGAGTTGTTTACTAGATGGTTGCAAGCTAATGTCTTCATGCCATCGATACAGTTTTCCTATTTGCCCTCGGATTATGGAGATTTGGTGAGTAAAGATGacttttctattatttttggaacactatgaaaaataaacctcaaattatatttttggaaaaatgatcaagggttgaaatattcatttttcaactgaaatgatGGCATGCCTGCAGGTGAATTGAAATGGGAAGTAGGCAGGGATGTATAAAACACGTAACTATCGATATTTCTTTATACCGATTAAAAAGGATGgtattttttattaggtacctacaataagtagaaaaattcaaagacattTTTTCGAGGACGGATAATTGAGAAGTTGACAATTCAATTAGGACcagaattgaatattttctcaaagCTTTTTCAGATTGTTTTGGAGaaggaaaatgaataaaataaacgaaatcgaatttttgattgagctttcaaattgttcaattctGATCTTTTGGGGTGAGGGGgatacaaaaaaagaaatggtTGAGTCAAAAAAGAATTtagaaaaactgcaaaaaatattacattgtGAAATGGTAAGGGAAATCAAAGATATATTTCTTTGAAAAGTTACAGAAAAAGTACTCAATTTTAAAGGTAAAATAAGATGCGAATAATTATTACACTAGATAACAtttgcatttttctttttaacagGGAATGCGAATGGGCAAAAAATTCGTCGACTTACACGTACAATATTCAGATAAAATAATAgaagcgatgaaaaattcagtcaaataTGGTACTCCAGTTAATCCTCCTCTGTGGTGGATTGATCCTACGGATCCCGAAACCTATCTAATAGAttctggtaggtacctacaatacgataaaaatttcaaaaaataattatacgtAACTCCATTCTGGTGCACTTGGCTTACAATACCCAACCAACTAAGTACATTATTGTTTTGTGttctaatttttagaatttttattggGTGAGGACATCCTTGTGGCTCCTGTCGTAAAACAAGGAGCTCGAAGTCGAGATATATATTTACCCAAAGGGTATTGGAAAGATGAAGTGAGAAAAGATGCTGAAATAATCAAAGGCCCTGTTTGGCTTTACAACTATCCTGCTGATATCGAAGTGttaccatattttaccaaaGTATCGGCTCCTCCTCATAAGAAAGATGATACGGAAAATAAGAAAAGTCGTGCTGATGTCACGATGCCAACATTGGGATTGATTTTTATAACATGTATTTTTTGTCAGTTATTAAACTTTAGATCATAGAGAGGTGATATTCTCGTGAAATAATcattaaagttttctttttttattttaaaattactgaacATGTAAGAATTGTAAccatcaaaaatcaataaaattaattccaaCTTACCATGCCTACCAAAGcctagataatttttcaacaaattcatttcaaacttaAAAACTACCTAATgagatttagaatttttcacttaATTTGTCCACATAACGCATTCGCCACTCGTATGTTCTATGAATTCTAAGTAAGAGGCACACACTGCTTCCAATTATTCAGTGTTATTTGCCACCACGACATCACAATCCCTAATCCTAATAAATTCGACCACGTATTTGTAAtttaacaaacaaaaataaatggcAATTACCTTCTTATATTATGCAAATGGCTTGTGCCTGGAAAAAGGAAGCCCTATAAAAACCCTACCgaataatttaattataaaaataacttCATTACGAATACAACCAAAATTATTACCTAATTTCTCAaccttttacaaatttttgggaGTACAAATACATTGCGCATTCACATTTCATTTCCCCATGCCAACcaaaataggtattcaaaaattaaggggatggagcacaaaaaaaaagagtgcgTGCGGAAAAGAGCACAAACAATCGACACTACTTtcaccctcccccaccccctaaCGCAAAGTGGTCGATTTGCATTTCCCCAAGAAAGGTCGTCCTAAGTAAATAATGAATTACCCAGCGtagcgtaaaaaattgaaaatgtttggcaccatagaaaaaaagtcaaagatgTTTTGAGTCGAATGTCaccatttttggcctttttgaagcctccagtgcgattttggATTTCTCCTACAGGTGTAGAATTCAATTTGGacatctaaaaatcaaattgtggcTTACACATATTTGACCTGTTCAAaggatttatccacatttgagacgATTTCCCCGTGGGCATTGACCAGAACattcataataaaaaaatttaaaaaaccaaaatttatttacttgaaggtaaattttttgaaatttgtaagaATGACTGTATCTTGCCTAGAACTGCCCCCCCCCCTAATATGTTCAACAGATTTATCCAAATCAGAGCAGATTTCCAGGCAGACAAatcaagtgcgttttttgactATGCAGATGGTCAACAGATAACATCTTTAGATTCAATTAAACGCtacaatgtttttaaaaaatgaaaaaaatacgtcaaGTCGAAATtgatacagatttttttcaaaattaaagaaattataaattgttaacattattttattttttttcgtgaaaatttctatttaattttcaacatacCTATGTATGTTCAAAGTTGAAGTACAAATTCATCGACTACAACCATTGTGGAACACTTATTCAGTATAACTGTCCCACTCCTAAAAAGTATTCACATCAAGTCCAATCCTACGAGcactaaaacagaaaaattcgcAAACCTCACGACACTATTTCAAATTCTTTCTcctatttttcttaaaaatatgaaattcgcGTCTGCATTTTGAGGAACTTGCTTCTCAAGCTTAAATTTCCGCtgcccaaatttattttttaatttttggcacattaaaaaaaataaaaactttaccATGTTCTGTGGtttaatgctttaaaaaaaagtaggtacattcagGTCATTTCATGCCAAATCGGTGGATTTCTACACGatgggtcttcgatttttttaaaaatcagatcgTGTGTacaggtcatcaaacgatgacaatgacgcaaatcgggcatttttgcgattttttggcggagctggggggggggggcttcaaagttcttcaaaacggccgaaaatggaacatttcagttgcaaatagctgcggttgtacgtggtaagtctatagaattttgaactttttttcaaattgtagtactttgagacgGTAATCGACAAATGAtatcaaaatcagtgttgcaactttcaaaaacctaaaaaataacaatttaaaaACTTAGAATTTAAATAAAACCATGATGTCTACGAGttgaaattccgaaaaattctcaatttagtCCTTTTTAAGTACGTATATTATGCAgaataacaaataaaaaaaaattacgggtatttttttttcatttttgagaaaaaaaatacaagtttggcatttattacaaattaaaatatcataaaaaacctgaaaaatgaaaatttttgagatattttacaccacttttaccccctcccctccaataCCTGAAGATGGTCGTCCTGGGAAAACGGACCTTTTTCAAAAGTCCTTCCGATACAAATTACCAAATGAATGGAATACTTTTATGATCGTGTTCGGGGGTTCAATGATGATTTTATTTCGTGTATTGAAATGTAGTTTcggatgtaaatttttttaaatcgaatgcGTAGACGTAATCCTATCACAAGTATTAAACACGATGTGAAAATTAAAGTACCTACGACCTACGTCGTACGTCCTTCATCCTCGTAGATATttggaatatattttttataagatacatttttttcacataggtacctacacgtaTTGATGGATGATCTCATTATTCTGTATTGTTGAACGcgatgtcattttttaaaaatgtttaattcaTTCTGAAGTACTTGATTCAATATAATATCGTTTATCGTTTATCATtaggtattggtattggtagaTACTAAATTATATGAAAACATGCTTGAAAAGTATCACCTTA
This region of Planococcus citri chromosome 5, ihPlaCitr1.1, whole genome shotgun sequence genomic DNA includes:
- the LOC135848572 gene encoding myogenesis-regulating glycosidase-like, whose protein sequence is MYLLINLLLVISSSVIAFEDRIKVESNYISVKYEHELKGEKSGFHHYIDIGIFNHVVPADCTKDAGSFCRQWGDFAKLQIAKKDTSSKCERYELTTKYEKPLQVRFNTSNVYLYGGPEQNLQSWPADFIEYHKYPYVTNELDSQAVLEPLWLVTNGMYLYVDQNTPLFISQNKNERYFDLIASREPPYVRNSGVTELKYTLCKLDNIKEAYKHAVDNVLGKPSGIPDERMVRFPIWSTWAKYKAKINANTVMEYANLISESGLPNSQLEIDDNWETCYGSLTPNTDKFKDLKGLVEKLKKMNYRVTFWIHPFVNLDCEPYHTEGVINGYFVQSPDGSVSSKWWNGPASVIDFTNPQAKKWWHDRLEKLRNEAGVDSFKFDAIESTFLPPTPLFHKMEGNHPETNLKHYIEAAAEFGPMVEVRDARGTQKLPIFVRMIDRESNWDGRLALSTVIPTLLQMNILGYPFVLPDMVGGNGYNEIISDELFTRWLQANVFMPSIQFSYLPSDYGDLGMRMGKKFVDLHVQYSDKIIEAMKNSVKYGTPVNPPLWWIDPTDPETYLIDSEFLLGEDILVAPVVKQGARSRDIYLPKGYWKDEVRKDAEIIKGPVWLYNYPADIEVLPYFTKVSAPPHKKDDTENKKSRADVTMPTLGLIFITCIFCQLLNFRS